DNA sequence from the Coregonus clupeaformis isolate EN_2021a chromosome 13, ASM2061545v1, whole genome shotgun sequence genome:
GCTGATCGCCTGCAGTGCCTCCTCTCTGTACTGCTCCATGGAGGACTGGAGCTACATGGACTCCCTGTACTTCTGCTTCGTGGCCTTCAGCACCATTGGCTTCGGGGACCTGGTGAGCAGCCAGAGGGAGCGCTATGAGGCCCAGGAAGCCTATCGCTTGGGCAACTGCCTCTTCATCCTCATGGGCGTGTGCTGCATCTACTCGCTCTTCAACGTCATCTCCATCATCATCAAACAGACTCTCAACTGGATCCTGGCCCGGCTGGCTTGTCCAGGCCGGCGCTGTCCCTGCTCGTGCCCTAAGAGAGGCCTCCGCAGACGGGTCTGCTGCCCCTGCCTCCATAACAAACACTCCGGCTTGAGGCCTCCACCCGCACGACTCCGCCAGCAGCGCTTCAAAAGCAACGCCGTGCAGCCCACCCCGTCCCAAGTCCCCACAGGGCGACATCGCTACACAGACGCCTCGGTGGAGACAGTGTGTGACAGCGAGACGGACGCTGGAGTGGGGATGGACGGGGTCGCTGGGGGCCGGCGTCTCTCTGGGGAGATGATCTCGGTGAATGACTTCACAGCGTCCAATAAGGTTTCTCTGGCACTGCTGCAGAAGCAGCTGTGTGAGACGGCCCAGCAGGGCCCCAGGCAGAGCCACGTTCCTCGCCACAATGGCTTCTCTGGGGGGGTGGGTGCATTCGCCATCATGAACAACCGCCTGCAGGAGACCAGTGTGGACAGATAGTCCCACCTGACCCCAACCATACCCGTCACACCAACTCAGAAATAAAGCACTGTTTTTTTGGGGTTATTGGAATGTTACTGGAGGTAGACTGGATGCTGGATCTTCTCCTGTTATGTCTAACAAAACTAGCGACGTTTCATCCTCAGAATGAGCATTTCTTGTAGAGCAAACAGTTGTGAAACAGAACAGTTGGATGCTACTGCTGGCCATACATATTTGCCAAATTAGTTTTCAATGTAAATCATTTGAGGTTAGCTAGGTTTCTAGTTCTAGACATGATTATAGCCCACAACATACCTCTGCTCTGTCTGACAGCTTCTCAGAATGCCAGACATTCATGACGATCACTGATCTCCTATTAAGACAGAATGTTCCTGTTTGGTTCTGTGGGGAGAAGCGGTGGACAGACACCTTTCGTTTAAACAGCATATGTCTGGAGAGGGTTTGAGATGCTCAAGTGATTGGCTGGAACGCAATGCTGAACGCAATCAGGCTTTGTGTGGAGTGTGGAGATGTGGAGGGGGTCTCGAGGAGACCCACTGATTTATGAGAGCCTTTCAGATGTGTCCTGAGCTCCTCCACAACACAATGGATTTGCATGGGGTGGCATCAGTGAACATAGACATTTACCCATATTCTATATTTGCATCCTCAGTCACCTAATGTCTAGGGCTCTGCTAGAGAACCTGTTGAATATGTATCACAGTTCAATTGTGTTGCATTAATTAGATAGAAAGCCCTCAGACACACAGTATGAGAGCTGTAAAAGGAAGACAAAACCTCTTCATCTTCTGATGTCTGAGATGGAGGTCATATTAAAATACAATGCAATCATCAAGATAACTCTGACAAATAGGATATTTAAATAAAGCACATTTAATCAAACATAGCCCTGGGAAAGGTATTTATGTCAATAAATTGTGTCAGAGTGTGACTATCTCATCCACAATAGCCTGGAGTTACTTACAGTTTGCCAATTTTCTGTATTCATTTTAACAGTACCTAACTGGTCAGGGACCCCCACACCTATGCAGACATTTCCCTCAAGCATCACCTTGATCATCCATACTTATCTCTTTACAACATGAACATCATGTACAATGTTATCCTCACCAAGGTGTTTCATAGCACCATTTTAAACAGGAAAGTTAAAAAAGAAAGTGGGCTGAACACTAGTATTTTATTTAGAGACAACTCCTC
Encoded proteins:
- the LOC121578989 gene encoding potassium channel subfamily K member 13-like — translated: MARKRGGGCCPRPPLNEDNARFCLLAGLILLYLLCGAAVFSALERPSELRARLLWDQQLANFTLSHRVSLGALHALLRQYEEANGAGIRVDALRPRWDFSGAFYFVGTVVSTIGFGMNTPATIPGKIFLIFYGLIGCAATILFFNLFLERIITMLAYIMRWCHERRMRRSGLGAVSGAEEPRSEEDSLEGWKPSVYYVMLILGVSSVLIACSASSLYCSMEDWSYMDSLYFCFVAFSTIGFGDLVSSQRERYEAQEAYRLGNCLFILMGVCCIYSLFNVISIIIKQTLNWILARLACPGRRCPCSCPKRGLRRRVCCPCLHNKHSGLRPPPARLRQQRFKSNAVQPTPSQVPTGRHRYTDASVETVCDSETDAGVGMDGVAGGRRLSGEMISVNDFTASNKVSLALLQKQLCETAQQGPRQSHVPRHNGFSGGVGAFAIMNNRLQETSVDR